The Spirochaetae bacterium HGW-Spirochaetae-1 DNA segment AAAAGCAATGATCCGCAGATCAGGGAAAGCCTCCAGGAGCATTCCGGAATGTCCGCCCTCGCCCAGGGTGCAGTCGACGAAATATCCCTGCCCGCCAAAGGGGGATTCCTTCACATAGTTCATCACCTCGCGCCAGAGCACGGGAGTATGAGCATAATCTTTTTCCACCGCTTCCCCCATATTATGTCTCATTAACCGCCGGATATATCCGACTCAAAAACCAAGCTCCGACGCGAAGGACTCCAGGGAATCCCCGCTGGGCTTATACTCACGATACACCTCTTCGGACCATATCTCGATGCGATCATACATGCCCAGGATGGTCAGGTCCTTCCGTATCCCGGCATAGTCCTGGAGATAGGGAGGGATGATGAGCCGTCCCTGCTTATCCAGTTCGCATTCACTGGCGCCGCCCAGGAGAAACCGGAGACGCATCCTGTTTTTCGGATCGGCCTGCGGCAGGGGCATGAGCTTTTTCTCAACAAACTCCCGCCAGTCATTCTCCCGGAAGGCCATTATGCATTTATCAAAACCATGGGTGATAATCAGCTTATCGATGGGAACATCGCCGCCATAGGCCCTGCGCAGCCGCATTGGTACGGCCACACGCCCCTTCTCATCAAGAGCAGGATGATATTCCCCCATGAACATTATTCGGCAAACCTCACCATTTTTTGGAACAATTCGACACAAATCCCCACGCTTCCCCACTTATGCACCAATGAGACATAATTGTCAAGTAAAAAAGAAAGCAAAATGGCCTAAAATAAGAAGACAAT contains these protein-coding regions:
- the mraZ gene encoding division/cell wall cluster transcriptional repressor MraZ; amino-acid sequence: MFMGEYHPALDEKGRVAVPMRLRRAYGGDVPIDKLIITHGFDKCIMAFRENDWREFVEKKLMPLPQADPKNRMRLRFLLGGASECELDKQGRLIIPPYLQDYAGIRKDLTILGMYDRIEIWSEEVYREYKPSGDSLESFASELGF